One segment of Abyssibacter profundi DNA contains the following:
- a CDS encoding putative bifunctional diguanylate cyclase/phosphodiesterase, producing MNPSTPASARVRSTLRYTAIALAVLGVVQLVALYELLMRDLAHMVLTQAELVADNAAAAVVFEDETDAQALLESLQRTPEVMGATLATPQGVLAQVGQITRSQQIRSRSGSQAQVVRAPDHVIARAPVRADGAVVGTTWVQYSTASVWMQLGTFATLTLVACLAAWFTLAVIARRLAGAVDHASRRLEHLARVDVVTGLPNRRAFNQVLSERLAQDGSRTLIAIIDLDNFKDVNDGFGHAVGDKMLQTLGARLAGDTVRSSGVRVFRLGGDEFGVIAALSAHRDSPTQILRDIRRVLTPPLTVDQHQFQVAASIGACTAPMDGTEPEELFRKADTAMYEIKRRGKNDFCLYHPAIEQAYQERLVLTRELRDAVAAKELTLFYQPVINLQSGRIDGVEALLRWQHPGRGWVSPGVFIPLAESCGLIAEIGRWTLEAACEQAMAWQAAGEAPVNMAVNISMAHLLEPEFLGHLRHTLTISGLQPSRLKLEITESVLAESFDAVSARLSHIRALGVRLSVDDFGTGYSSLAYLPAFPVQELKIDKSFVSRLPGDGEPIVEAILRLAESFDMDVVAEGVETLEHLAYVRSAGCGHVQGFLFSPAVPPDELAELRRDFKLGDRLVTDTPAHRSVVAIGEHARPANQEM from the coding sequence GTGAATCCCAGCACACCGGCCAGTGCGCGCGTCCGCAGCACCCTGCGCTACACCGCCATTGCCCTGGCCGTCCTGGGCGTTGTGCAGCTGGTGGCGTTATACGAACTGCTGATGCGTGATCTGGCCCATATGGTCCTGACGCAGGCCGAACTGGTGGCCGACAATGCTGCTGCAGCCGTGGTGTTCGAGGACGAAACCGACGCCCAGGCATTGCTGGAAAGCCTGCAGCGCACGCCCGAGGTCATGGGCGCCACGCTGGCGACCCCGCAGGGAGTCCTGGCCCAGGTGGGGCAGATCACGCGCAGCCAGCAAATCCGCTCGAGGTCGGGTTCGCAGGCGCAGGTTGTTCGCGCACCCGATCACGTGATTGCGCGGGCGCCCGTACGTGCGGATGGGGCTGTGGTCGGGACCACCTGGGTTCAATATTCCACCGCGTCCGTGTGGATGCAGCTCGGCACGTTCGCGACACTGACGCTGGTGGCCTGCCTGGCCGCCTGGTTCACCTTGGCGGTCATCGCCCGCCGGCTGGCCGGGGCCGTCGACCATGCCAGTCGCCGTCTGGAACATCTGGCGCGTGTCGATGTGGTCACGGGCTTGCCCAACCGGCGCGCTTTCAACCAGGTGCTATCCGAGCGCTTGGCTCAGGATGGCAGCCGGACGCTAATCGCCATCATCGATCTCGACAACTTCAAGGATGTGAACGACGGGTTCGGTCATGCCGTGGGCGACAAGATGCTCCAGACCTTGGGCGCGCGTCTGGCGGGCGATACGGTGCGCAGTTCCGGCGTACGCGTTTTTCGTTTGGGGGGCGATGAGTTTGGGGTCATCGCCGCGTTGTCGGCACATCGCGATTCGCCAACCCAGATTCTGCGGGACATCCGTCGCGTGCTCACTCCGCCACTGACGGTCGACCAGCACCAGTTCCAGGTGGCCGCGAGTATCGGCGCCTGTACGGCACCGATGGACGGGACCGAGCCCGAGGAGCTATTCCGCAAGGCTGATACCGCGATGTACGAGATCAAGCGTCGCGGCAAGAACGATTTCTGTCTTTATCACCCCGCGATCGAGCAGGCCTACCAGGAACGGCTGGTGCTGACGCGGGAGCTGCGCGATGCCGTGGCGGCCAAAGAGCTGACCTTGTTCTACCAGCCGGTGATCAATCTCCAGAGCGGTCGCATCGACGGCGTGGAAGCCCTGCTGCGCTGGCAGCATCCGGGGCGCGGCTGGGTGTCGCCCGGCGTGTTTATTCCACTGGCTGAGAGCTGCGGACTGATTGCCGAAATCGGTCGCTGGACTTTGGAGGCGGCCTGCGAACAGGCGATGGCCTGGCAGGCAGCGGGTGAGGCGCCGGTCAACATGGCCGTCAACATCTCGATGGCGCATTTGCTGGAACCCGAGTTCCTGGGCCATTTGCGTCATACCCTGACGATCAGCGGGCTGCAGCCCAGCCGTCTCAAGCTGGAGATCACCGAAAGCGTGCTGGCCGAGTCCTTCGACGCGGTGTCGGCGCGGCTCTCACATATCCGCGCTCTCGGGGTTCGGCTCTCCGTGGATGACTTCGGTACGGGCTATTCGTCGCTGGCGTACCTGCCGGCCTTCCCGGTGCAGGAGCTGAAGATCGACAAGAGCTTCGTTTCGCGCCTGCCCGGTGACGGCGAACCCATTGTCGAGGCGATTCTGCGGCTGGCAGAGAGTTTTGACATGGATGTCGTTGCCGAGGGTGTGGAAACGCTGGAGCACCTCGCCTACGTGCGATCGGCAGGTTGCGGACACGTGCAGGGCTTTTTGTTCTCTCCCGCCGTGCCCCCGGATGAGTTGGCCGAGCTACGGCGTGACTTCAAGTTGGGTGATCGCCTGGTCACCGATACGCCGGCGCATCGCAGCGTGGTCGCCATCGGTGAACATGCGCGACCGGCTAACCAGGAGATGTAA
- a CDS encoding YfiR family protein, protein MQSLYPYQGLRWLCLIAALAAAWPAAARYAPKRDLEVAYVYNILRFTTGFAVQEKQPLVVCIDGDQQALHAFRALDGRPVQGAPVDVRSYAAARVTNCHALVIAAPTLLQCPNAPGLLTIATLDQPVRQCMIELVAQPKKIGFRVDRDTAHAFGLEFSATLLRLAQEVKG, encoded by the coding sequence ATGCAGTCTCTCTACCCTTATCAAGGATTGCGCTGGCTCTGCCTGATCGCTGCGTTGGCGGCCGCATGGCCGGCTGCCGCCCGTTACGCGCCCAAGCGCGATCTTGAAGTGGCGTACGTCTACAACATTCTCCGTTTCACCACCGGATTCGCCGTGCAGGAGAAACAACCGCTGGTGGTTTGCATTGACGGGGATCAGCAGGCGCTGCATGCCTTTCGAGCGCTGGACGGGCGGCCGGTGCAGGGTGCGCCGGTGGATGTCCGCAGCTACGCCGCGGCACGCGTGACAAACTGCCATGCGCTGGTCATTGCGGCACCGACATTGCTGCAATGCCCCAACGCCCCCGGCCTGCTCACGATCGCCACGCTGGATCAGCCGGTTCGCCAGTGCATGATCGAACTTGTGGCTCAGCCCAAGAAGATTGGCTTCCGGGTGGATCGCGACACGGCGCATGCCTTTGGCCTAGAGTTCAGTGCCACGCTGTTGCGCCTGGCGCAGGAGGTTAAGGGGTGA
- a CDS encoding TonB-dependent receptor plug domain-containing protein, with translation MLDSVRPLAKAGATASTWVRRGLPACLAGISAATFAHAPSNDLLNLDFDQLTEIMVSEASGFEQAPWDAPVNVTVITRENIRDFGWLTLSDALGSLAGLFARNDRNYDYLGTPLSGDYNSRYLLLIDGVRATDGIYNQALTGHTALIGLESVERIEYIAGPGSSLHGGNAYYGTINVVTVSGRDGGEAGFQVGSLGVARGYASMHEHLGRAQISVSGSRYKRSGDDVYYPEFDTPDQNRGVATGLDGETDENIYLRLAQGGTQLQLAYSDRHRDVSTASYEQAFNQPGSWTQDQSLLLSLKHDRQLGSATDLGVEASLNRYRYTGHYVYGASEDDLSVDVAKSLSVRLAGRIRHEVSAQLRLLAGLDWQRDTELLQQNLTPSTREFFLNRNDQREHAGLYVAGEWQPTERVTSHLGLRLDDDSISGSQFSPRLGVSVRFNDAVTAKLGLAQAYRPPNAYELYYEVPGEGGSRANPTLKSERIRTSEFSLNLRPAGRFQYRFYGYHATLSDLLVQVPIPTTGELIFVNGGNVHVTGLTSDATASFDSGATLRVGLAYTGYHMHHELVETETVTLSAINTNLTVPLLDHRVIAGVEGRYMAPIQGWRGESDAFGLVHLNLRAPNLPFGLEASLRIANLLDTDYGYVGGPEHLQTTLPQDGRSLLFGLRMDW, from the coding sequence ATGTTGGATAGTGTTCGGCCCTTGGCGAAGGCAGGCGCGACTGCCTCGACGTGGGTGCGTCGGGGCCTGCCGGCCTGTTTGGCCGGCATCAGTGCCGCGACCTTCGCCCATGCGCCCTCCAACGACTTGCTCAACCTGGACTTCGACCAGCTCACCGAGATCATGGTCTCTGAGGCCTCGGGGTTCGAGCAGGCCCCCTGGGACGCCCCGGTCAATGTCACGGTCATCACGCGCGAGAACATCCGAGACTTCGGCTGGCTGACGCTAAGCGATGCGCTGGGCAGTCTGGCCGGCTTGTTCGCACGCAATGACCGGAACTACGACTATCTGGGCACGCCGCTGTCGGGTGACTACAACAGCCGGTACCTGTTGCTCATTGATGGCGTACGGGCAACCGATGGCATCTACAACCAGGCGTTGACCGGGCACACGGCGCTCATCGGCCTGGAGTCGGTGGAACGCATCGAATACATCGCAGGCCCCGGTTCGTCCCTGCACGGCGGCAACGCGTACTACGGCACCATTAATGTGGTGACGGTGTCCGGTCGCGATGGGGGCGAGGCCGGCTTCCAGGTCGGCAGCCTCGGCGTGGCACGCGGCTATGCGTCCATGCATGAGCACCTGGGGCGGGCACAGATCAGCGTCAGCGGCAGCCGCTACAAGCGCAGCGGCGATGATGTTTACTATCCGGAATTCGATACACCGGACCAGAACCGGGGTGTGGCGACCGGCCTCGACGGCGAGACGGACGAGAACATCTACCTGCGGCTCGCACAGGGCGGCACGCAGCTGCAGCTGGCCTACTCTGATCGCCACCGGGATGTTTCTACGGCGTCGTACGAGCAGGCATTCAACCAGCCCGGGTCCTGGACGCAGGATCAAAGCCTGCTGCTCAGCCTGAAGCACGACCGGCAGCTCGGGTCAGCCACGGACCTGGGTGTCGAGGCCTCGCTCAACCGTTACCGGTACACGGGCCACTATGTCTATGGTGCGAGCGAAGATGACCTCAGCGTGGATGTGGCCAAGTCCCTGAGCGTGCGGCTGGCGGGTCGGATCCGTCACGAAGTGTCCGCGCAACTACGCTTGCTGGCGGGTCTGGACTGGCAGCGCGACACCGAGCTGCTGCAGCAGAACTTGACCCCGTCGACACGTGAGTTCTTCCTGAATCGCAACGACCAGCGGGAGCACGCGGGGCTTTATGTGGCGGGCGAGTGGCAGCCGACGGAGCGGGTGACGAGCCACCTGGGTTTGCGGCTGGATGACGACTCGATCTCCGGGTCACAGTTCAGCCCGCGACTGGGTGTGTCCGTCCGCTTTAACGATGCGGTCACGGCCAAGCTGGGCCTGGCCCAGGCATATCGACCGCCCAATGCCTATGAGCTGTACTACGAGGTGCCGGGCGAGGGGGGCTCGCGGGCCAATCCAACGCTGAAGTCCGAACGGATCCGCACCAGCGAGTTCAGTCTGAACCTGCGCCCGGCCGGCCGCTTTCAGTACCGCTTCTACGGGTACCACGCCACCTTGTCCGACCTGCTGGTGCAGGTGCCGATTCCGACGACGGGCGAGCTGATCTTCGTCAACGGAGGCAATGTGCATGTCACCGGCCTGACGAGCGACGCCACCGCGTCCTTCGACTCCGGCGCCACCCTGCGGGTCGGGCTGGCCTATACCGGCTATCACATGCACCACGAACTGGTGGAGACCGAGACGGTGACGCTATCGGCGATCAATACCAACCTCACGGTGCCGCTACTTGATCATCGGGTGATTGCAGGTGTCGAAGGCCGGTATATGGCACCGATCCAGGGATGGCGAGGCGAGTCCGACGCCTTCGGTCTTGTTCACCTGAATCTGCGCGCGCCGAATCTACCGTTCGGCCTGGAGGCGAGCCTGCGAATTGCCAACCTGCTCGATACCGATTACGGCTATGTCGGTGGCCCCGAGCATCTGCAGACCACGCTGCCGCAGGATGGTCGCAGCTTGCTCTTCGGCCTGCGCATGGATTGGTAA
- the trhO gene encoding oxygen-dependent tRNA uridine(34) hydroxylase TrhO, translating to MSQVVIAALYHFAPLPEFESLQVPLREVCQQAGVLGTLLLAGEGINGTLAGTRSGIDTVLTHLRTDPRFRELDEKRSYAERNPFSRLRIKLKREIVTLGVPGVNPREHVGTYVDPNQWNALLEDPDVLVIDTRNDYEVKLGSFEHAQSPGTENFREFPDYVARELKGQEQRPIAMFCTGGIRCEKATSYLQDQGFEQVYHLRGGILKYLETVPEQESLWRGECYVFDERVSVDHQLRPGHAVQCEACGEPLTREEQASEAFEADISCPHCIDSLTPQRRAALEMRRDQRRAARG from the coding sequence ATGTCTCAAGTCGTGATCGCGGCGCTGTACCACTTCGCGCCGCTCCCCGAGTTCGAATCCCTGCAGGTGCCCCTGCGTGAGGTCTGTCAGCAGGCCGGCGTGCTGGGCACCTTGCTGCTGGCCGGTGAAGGCATTAACGGCACACTGGCGGGGACGCGATCGGGGATTGATACCGTGCTCACCCATCTGCGCACCGACCCTCGGTTCCGTGAGCTGGACGAGAAGCGCTCGTATGCCGAACGCAATCCGTTTTCGCGTCTGCGCATCAAACTCAAGCGGGAGATCGTGACGCTGGGCGTGCCCGGCGTGAATCCACGCGAGCATGTCGGTACCTATGTCGACCCCAACCAGTGGAACGCCCTGCTGGAGGATCCCGATGTACTGGTCATCGACACCCGGAATGACTACGAGGTCAAGCTCGGCAGCTTCGAGCATGCACAGTCACCCGGCACGGAGAATTTTCGCGAGTTTCCCGACTACGTGGCCCGCGAGCTCAAGGGTCAGGAGCAGCGCCCCATTGCCATGTTCTGCACCGGCGGCATTCGCTGCGAAAAGGCCACGTCCTATCTGCAGGACCAGGGCTTTGAGCAGGTCTACCACCTGCGCGGCGGCATCCTGAAATACCTGGAGACCGTTCCGGAGCAGGAGAGTCTCTGGCGCGGCGAGTGCTATGTGTTCGACGAGCGGGTTTCGGTGGACCATCAGCTACGGCCCGGCCATGCCGTGCAATGTGAGGCCTGCGGCGAGCCGTTGACCCGCGAGGAACAGGCTTCCGAGGCCTTCGAGGCGGACATCAGCTGCCCGCACTGCATCGACAGCCTGACGCCCCAGCGCCGGGCCGCGCTGGAGATGCGGCGCGACCAACGGCGGGCCGCTCGTGGTTAA
- a CDS encoding glutathione S-transferase: MVKPHPTLYSFRRCPYAIRARMALSVANITVEHREVLLKQKPDAMLQASAKATVPVLVLADGTVIEESIAVMRWALAQQDPEAWLAGDEAQTQALIDQNDGPFKHWLDRYKYHVRHPEASQQHYREQAEQRLADWEARLQAHGGGLVSPKASLADVALFPFVRQFAGVEPQWWDSRPYPALHAWLTRWVGSARFQAIMRKFAPWEPDQPPVLWTLGAVP, encoded by the coding sequence GTGGTTAAGCCCCACCCCACGCTGTATTCCTTTCGTCGCTGCCCCTATGCAATCAGGGCGCGGATGGCCTTGTCGGTGGCCAACATCACGGTCGAACACCGTGAGGTGCTGCTCAAGCAAAAACCCGACGCCATGCTCCAGGCCTCAGCCAAGGCGACCGTACCGGTGCTGGTGCTGGCTGACGGCACCGTGATCGAGGAAAGCATCGCGGTCATGCGCTGGGCGCTGGCGCAGCAGGACCCCGAAGCGTGGCTGGCCGGCGACGAGGCCCAGACGCAGGCGCTCATCGACCAGAACGACGGCCCGTTCAAGCACTGGCTGGATCGCTACAAGTATCACGTGCGTCACCCCGAGGCCTCGCAGCAGCATTACCGTGAACAGGCGGAGCAGCGACTCGCCGACTGGGAGGCCCGCCTGCAGGCGCACGGCGGAGGGCTCGTCAGTCCGAAGGCCAGCCTCGCGGATGTCGCCCTGTTTCCCTTCGTCCGTCAGTTTGCGGGTGTGGAACCCCAATGGTGGGATAGCCGCCCCTACCCGGCGCTACACGCCTGGCTAACGCGATGGGTCGGCAGCGCCCGATTTCAGGCCATCATGCGGAAGTTTGCGCCGTGGGAGCCGGACCAGCCCCCCGTGCTCTGGACGCTGGGCGCGGTGCCCTGA
- a CDS encoding TetR/AcrR family transcriptional regulator: MTEAQVQARREQILDATMAVFEADGLEAVSFRRVAAHLGCSYSAPYRYFASKDELLTALRARAFRWMEQAMLEALAGVTGFRARLAALSRAFIDAALSHPQRYALMFFELPDSDLAQRSLELVAAKRDSLDVCTQVIAQGEAAGEVVLDCDPLTASHLLWAGAHGIVSLQIAGQFVMGRSAEALVPTMIQALMRGIERDADREVGARPGGP; encoded by the coding sequence ATGACAGAAGCGCAGGTTCAAGCCCGGCGCGAACAAATACTCGATGCCACGATGGCCGTCTTCGAGGCCGATGGGCTGGAGGCGGTGAGTTTTCGTCGCGTGGCCGCGCATCTGGGCTGCAGCTATTCGGCGCCTTATCGCTATTTCGCCAGCAAAGATGAGCTGCTCACCGCCTTGCGCGCGCGGGCATTTCGTTGGATGGAGCAGGCCATGCTGGAGGCCCTGGCCGGTGTCACCGGCTTTCGCGCGCGGCTGGCGGCGCTGTCCCGCGCCTTTATTGACGCCGCGCTCTCACACCCCCAGCGCTATGCACTGATGTTCTTCGAGTTACCGGACTCGGATCTGGCGCAACGGTCGCTGGAACTGGTGGCCGCCAAGCGCGATTCCCTGGATGTTTGCACCCAGGTGATTGCCCAAGGCGAGGCGGCCGGTGAGGTGGTGCTGGACTGTGATCCGCTGACGGCCAGCCATCTGCTGTGGGCGGGCGCGCACGGCATTGTTTCGTTGCAAATCGCCGGTCAGTTCGTCATGGGCCGGTCGGCCGAAGCGCTTGTACCTACGATGATTCAAGCGTTGATGCGCGGAATCGAGCGAGATGCCGACCGCGAGGTCGGCGCCCGACCGGGCGGCCCGTGA
- a CDS encoding alpha/beta hydrolase has translation MTEEVTFTSQGTTLRAGHFQPADSPLTGAAGTPCVVMAHGLGGTRAAGLEPFAEAFAAAGLHVLCFDYRGFGSSDGQPRQVVSVKMQLEDWAAAIAFARTLDGVDPARIATWGSSFSGAHAVTAAVRDGRIAAVSSQGAMMDGLAALQNVIRKQGLLHGLKLTQKGLSDALRGALGLPRAMLPVVADPGEPGVLTTPDSKPGYTRITSPAWRNEISTSWAVTLATYRPNLLTPRLPCPALFCIATDDAVVPPAAMEDGARRAPDKVRVKRYAAGHFEIYVPPMFETVVADQTAFFMETLAR, from the coding sequence ATGACCGAAGAAGTCACGTTTACCAGCCAGGGCACCACGCTGCGCGCCGGCCATTTTCAACCGGCAGATTCACCATTGACGGGCGCTGCCGGCACACCCTGTGTCGTCATGGCCCATGGCCTGGGCGGCACGCGGGCGGCCGGCCTGGAACCGTTTGCCGAGGCCTTTGCGGCCGCCGGTCTTCACGTTCTGTGTTTCGACTACCGTGGGTTTGGCAGCAGCGATGGCCAGCCGCGCCAGGTGGTCAGCGTCAAAATGCAGCTGGAGGACTGGGCAGCGGCCATCGCCTTTGCCCGCACCTTGGACGGTGTGGACCCCGCGCGCATTGCCACCTGGGGTAGTTCGTTCTCCGGTGCCCACGCGGTCACCGCGGCCGTGCGTGACGGACGCATTGCCGCCGTGAGTTCGCAGGGGGCCATGATGGATGGATTGGCCGCGCTGCAAAACGTGATTCGCAAGCAAGGCCTGCTGCATGGCCTGAAGCTGACACAAAAAGGATTAAGTGATGCCCTGCGCGGGGCCCTGGGTCTGCCCCGGGCCATGCTGCCGGTGGTGGCCGATCCGGGCGAACCCGGGGTGCTCACCACGCCGGATAGCAAACCCGGGTACACGCGCATCACGTCACCGGCCTGGCGCAATGAAATCTCCACCAGCTGGGCGGTGACGCTGGCGACTTACCGCCCCAATCTGCTGACACCGCGACTGCCGTGCCCAGCTTTGTTTTGTATTGCGACAGATGACGCGGTTGTGCCGCCCGCAGCCATGGAAGACGGGGCACGGCGGGCGCCCGATAAGGTGCGGGTCAAACGTTATGCAGCCGGGCATTTCGAGATCTACGTTCCACCGATGTTCGAGACCGTGGTGGCGGATCAGACCGCATTCTTTATGGAGACCCTTGCCCGCTAG
- a CDS encoding DUF1501 domain-containing protein produces the protein MTTLTTRRDLLGLPSHATQAAAATGTVVVVFQRFAADWINLLVPAGDPDYARLRSNVRIDNPLPLDGYFGLHPALSPLQPLYQAGSLGFVTATGWLPESLRDRSHFQAQQLAEAGGATGVDGGWLGRGMNALGPQSNLWAGLAAESSAPVSLEGYNGTIALQDFSTYDHGSVAGVGATALIESLAAVAGERGQALRNLSASMQAIQAEPPAPTALDYPNTNLGRGLRTAAEAIRHGLAPRVITVTSDDDWDTHVNQLSRHEAALPNFAAALRSFHDDLGERMADVTLVTLTEFGRKAIENFSGTDHGTAFSMLLMGGRVRGGQVLGQWPGLAQAQLFQNEDLMPTTDFRSVLGEVWGRHSQADDDTLERVLPGGYATRPNWLGCMT, from the coding sequence ATGACGACGCTGACCACACGACGTGACCTGCTCGGCTTGCCGAGCCATGCGACCCAGGCCGCCGCTGCCACCGGCACGGTGGTGGTGGTCTTCCAGCGCTTCGCCGCCGACTGGATCAACCTGCTCGTGCCGGCGGGCGACCCGGACTACGCGCGCCTGCGCAGCAATGTGCGTATCGACAATCCCTTGCCGCTGGACGGTTATTTCGGTCTGCATCCCGCGCTGTCGCCCCTGCAGCCGTTGTATCAGGCGGGCAGCCTGGGCTTTGTGACCGCAACCGGCTGGTTACCCGAATCGCTACGCGACCGGTCGCACTTCCAGGCGCAGCAATTGGCTGAGGCCGGCGGTGCCACGGGGGTGGACGGTGGCTGGCTGGGGCGCGGGATGAACGCGCTGGGCCCCCAGAGCAACCTCTGGGCCGGTTTGGCCGCGGAGTCCAGTGCGCCGGTCAGTCTGGAGGGCTATAACGGCACCATCGCCCTGCAGGATTTTTCGACCTACGATCACGGCTCGGTGGCCGGTGTCGGGGCAACAGCGCTGATCGAATCGCTGGCCGCGGTGGCGGGTGAGCGCGGTCAGGCGCTGCGCAACCTGTCGGCCTCCATGCAGGCCATTCAGGCAGAGCCCCCTGCGCCCACCGCACTCGATTACCCCAACACCAACCTGGGCCGTGGCCTGCGGACGGCGGCCGAGGCGATTCGGCACGGGCTGGCACCCCGGGTGATCACGGTGACCTCTGACGACGACTGGGACACCCACGTCAATCAGTTGTCACGGCACGAGGCCGCGCTACCGAATTTCGCCGCTGCGTTGCGTAGTTTTCACGATGATCTGGGCGAGCGCATGGCTGATGTCACGCTGGTGACGCTCACCGAGTTCGGTCGTAAGGCCATCGAGAACTTCAGCGGGACCGATCACGGCACCGCCTTCAGCATGCTGCTGATGGGCGGGCGTGTTCGCGGGGGGCAGGTGCTGGGGCAGTGGCCTGGTCTCGCCCAGGCGCAGTTGTTCCAGAACGAGGATTTGATGCCGACAACGGATTTTCGCAGCGTTCTGGGAGAGGTCTGGGGTCGGCACAGCCAGGCAGATGACGACACGCTGGAACGTGTGCTGCCGGGTGGTTATGCGACTCGTCCGAACTGGCTTGGCTGCATGACCTGA
- a CDS encoding DUF1800 domain-containing protein has translation MPLDTNLGTSCRALAARMVSRRSVVQGLAAGAVVGCTDGGGLQGEALPGAADVVSQVDGLLTTDDSGGHIRSVDESHLHLLRRISFGPTPESLERLKAMGQTAYVEEQLTLRDHAVELDVQTRYPLTQSPSQTIYATTVIGGQPYWLHTRQYQNAMLYRAAHSRAQLFEVMVDLWNDHFNTYLYKNPVPLKLDFDRTVIRPNALGNYKDLLRATVFHGEMLHYLDNYLNRAEAINENYARELLELHSLGRDGGYGEADLKALARILSGWTYVRSPANVWRPTDALEYGQAIFDAAGHDAEPKTFLGEYFPAGGGAEELDRALSIILDHPGTAWHVARKLCRRLVADEPSEALVATVAQRYRDTDGDIPAMLRRVLRSDDFRSSAGQKLKRPIHALIGAVRAVGVDRLDHTLNYGLYGVAHNPGQLLQHLEQAGQAPFSWTPPDGFPDTRVYWANTNTLLYQQKLIVRLAASRSYSHLLSDPLAAREQGLTVADDVAYATTARQAVSYAIANLLLGPVPVDAVALAIDYMADGGDPDAPRSRNELTQRIQGLVLALLSSPWFLDK, from the coding sequence ATGCCGTTGGACACGAATCTGGGGACGAGCTGCCGTGCGTTGGCAGCGCGCATGGTGTCGCGCCGCTCCGTGGTGCAGGGACTTGCCGCGGGCGCCGTGGTGGGTTGCACCGACGGGGGCGGATTACAGGGCGAGGCACTGCCGGGCGCTGCAGACGTGGTCTCGCAAGTCGATGGGCTGCTGACCACGGATGACAGCGGTGGTCACATTCGGTCAGTCGACGAGTCGCATCTCCACCTGCTGCGGCGTATCAGCTTCGGCCCCACGCCGGAGAGCCTCGAGCGACTCAAGGCCATGGGGCAGACCGCCTACGTCGAGGAGCAGCTGACACTGCGTGACCACGCGGTGGAGCTGGATGTGCAGACGCGATACCCGCTGACGCAAAGCCCATCGCAAACCATCTACGCGACCACCGTCATTGGCGGCCAGCCGTACTGGCTTCACACCCGCCAGTACCAGAACGCCATGCTATACCGGGCTGCTCACTCGCGCGCCCAACTCTTCGAGGTGATGGTCGATTTGTGGAACGACCACTTCAACACCTACCTCTATAAAAATCCGGTCCCGCTGAAACTGGACTTCGACCGGACGGTGATTCGTCCCAACGCGCTCGGTAATTACAAGGACTTGCTGCGTGCCACGGTTTTCCATGGCGAGATGCTGCATTACCTGGACAACTACCTGAACCGTGCGGAGGCGATCAACGAAAACTACGCACGCGAATTGTTGGAACTGCACAGTCTCGGACGCGATGGCGGTTATGGCGAGGCCGACCTCAAGGCCTTGGCGCGGATTCTGAGCGGCTGGACCTATGTACGGTCGCCGGCCAATGTCTGGCGACCCACCGATGCCTTGGAATATGGCCAGGCGATCTTTGACGCGGCCGGCCACGACGCCGAACCCAAGACCTTTCTCGGCGAGTACTTTCCCGCCGGGGGTGGCGCCGAAGAACTGGATCGCGCGCTCAGCATCATCCTGGATCACCCGGGAACGGCTTGGCATGTGGCGCGCAAGCTTTGTCGTCGTCTGGTCGCCGATGAACCGTCCGAAGCACTGGTCGCGACGGTCGCCCAGCGATACCGGGACACCGACGGGGATATTCCCGCCATGCTGCGTCGCGTGCTGCGATCAGATGACTTTCGCAGCAGTGCCGGACAAAAGCTCAAACGGCCGATCCATGCCTTGATCGGCGCCGTGCGGGCCGTGGGCGTGGATCGGCTGGATCACACGCTCAACTACGGGCTTTACGGCGTGGCACACAACCCAGGCCAGCTGCTACAGCATCTGGAGCAAGCCGGGCAGGCGCCGTTCTCTTGGACGCCACCCGATGGCTTCCCGGATACCCGGGTGTATTGGGCCAATACCAACACCTTGCTGTACCAGCAAAAACTGATTGTTCGGCTGGCGGCGTCGCGCTCGTATAGCCACCTGCTGTCCGACCCGTTGGCTGCGCGGGAGCAAGGCCTGACCGTGGCCGACGATGTTGCCTACGCCACCACGGCACGCCAGGCGGTTAGCTACGCCATCGCCAACCTGCTGCTCGGTCCGGTGCCGGTCGATGCCGTGGCCCTGGCCATCGACTACATGGCGGATGGCGGCGACCCCGATGCGCCGCGCAGCCGCAATGAGCTGACCCAGCGCATACAGGGGTTGGTGCTTGCACTGTTGTCCTCACCCTGGTTCCTCGACAAATGA